The following proteins are co-located in the Cydia pomonella isolate Wapato2018A chromosome 19, ilCydPomo1, whole genome shotgun sequence genome:
- the LOC133528432 gene encoding putative OPA3-like protein CG13603: protein MVIGAFPIAKLSVLLIKQISKPIANACKERAKNSPFFRTYVCMPPAQFYNWCEVKAKMWVLNLGKPVNIPVLSQEMAIELGANLLGESVIFIIGAALITVEYSRQSKKEAAKEQARIDELKHITNTITDLYFAVQQQETQIREMERLIHSVSGKKIQAPPPDVRDITKSLKELEELTTAKSSPPQPPAGQTSPKGQQPPTTQQPPAQQRPQDGSKMMTAEAQLISTPYPDKGLILQSLNYIQMDVFSSIFPHSQRVEDNKQQEKKIQSQKRDSAVLSEALYNIEHNFKSLF from the exons ATGGTTATTGGAGCGTTTCCTATTGCCAAATTGTCTGTGTTACTAATCAAGCAGATCAGCAAACCCATCGCTAATGCATGTAAAGAACGAGCCAAAAATAGTCCCTTTTTCAGGACGTATGTTTGTATGCCTCCTGCCCAAT TCTACAATTGGTGCGAGGTGAAAGCTAAGATGTGGGTCCTAAATTTGGGTAAACCTGTAAACATACCTGTGCTGAGCCAGGAAATGGCCATTGAGCTGGGTGCCAATCTGCTGGGTGAATcagtcatttttattattggtgCTGCCCTGATTACTGTGGAATATAGCAG GCAAAGCAAAAAAGAGGCAGCTAAAGAACAAGCTCGTATAGATGAGCTGAAACACATAACCAATACTATTACAGACTTGTACTTTGCAGTCCAGCAACAAGAAACACAGATCAGGGAAATGGAGCGCCTCATTCATTCAGTCA GTGGTAAAAAGATACAAGCCCCTCCTCCAGATGTCAGGGACATAACCAAATCACTGAAGGAACTTGAAGAATTGACTACTGCTAAGAGTTCCCCTCCACAACCCCCAGCTGGACAAACATCCCCAAAAGGCCAGCAGCCCCCCACCACCCAACAGCCTCCAGCACAGCAAAGGCCACAAGATGGCTCTAAAATGATGACAGCTGAGGCTCAACTTATTTCCACACCATACCCTGACAAAGGACTAATACTTCAATCATTGAATTACATCCAAATGGATGTTTTTAGTTCAATATTTCCTCATAGCCAAAGGGTAGAGGACAATAAACaacaagaaaagaaaatacagTCTCAGAAACGTGATAGTGCTGTACTTTCAGAGGCTCTCTACAACATTGAACATAACTTTAAGAGCTTGTTTTAA
- the LOC133528431 gene encoding DNA-directed RNA polymerase III subunit RPC6-like has translation MSTNKSEEANREKILNVAKKNPKGVSDKDIKAAIPELSSGELVAAINSLLQQGCFDLFNQGGSLIYRLKAQTSKTAVKGADNEEKVVYNLIEEAGNKGIWIRDIRIRSNLANTQLTKVLKSLESKKVIKAVKCVNASKKKVYMLYNLEPDRSISGGAWYQDQDFESEFVDILNRQCLRFLQQRADKIKNNVRGPIVGRTQSYATGAEVHKYITDLGISNVTLDVEDVITILNTLVYDGKAESSVYPDGSKVFRAVESLLPPPGLVQVPCGVCPLIHKCYSKGLITPQDCTYMNEWLE, from the exons ATGAGCACTAATAAATCAGAGGAAGCAAACAGGGAAAAGATTTTGAATGTGGCTAAGAAAAATCCTAAAGGTGTGTCAGATAAAGACATAAAAGCCGCTATTCCGGAGCTATCCTCTGGGGAACTAGTGGCTGCGATCAACTCGCTACTCCAGCAAGggtgttttgatttatttaaccaAGGAGGATCTCTAATTTATAG GTTAAAAGCTCAAACTAGTAAAACAGCTGTTAAAGGTGCAGACAATGAGGAGAAAGTGGTTTACAATTTAATAGAGGAGGCTGGTAATAAGGGAATATGGATTCGGGACATCAGAATTCGTTCTAACCTCGCCAATACACAGCTCACTAAAGTACTCAAAAGTCTTGAGAGCAAAAAAGTTATTAAGGCAGTGAAATGCGTAAAC GCTTCGAAAAAGAAAGTGTACatgttgtataatttagaacCAGATAGGTCTATATCTGGAGGAGCATGGTATCAGGATCAAGATTTTGAGTCTGAGTTTGTGGATATACTGAATCGCCAGTGCCTTAGGTTTTTGCAGCAAAGAGCTGACAAAATCAAGAACAATGTCCGAGGACCCATTGTAGGCAGAACTCAGTCTTACGCTACTGGTGCAGAAGTACACAAATACATAACTGACCTAGGAATTAGTAAT GTCACCCTAGATGTTGAAGATGTCATCACAATTTTGAACACACTAGTATATGATGGCAAGGCAGAGAGCAGTGTGTATCCTGATGGCAGCAAGGTGTTTCGCGCCGTTGAATCCCTACTACCACCCCCAGGGCTGGTGCAAGTGCCCTGTGGAGTGTGCCCTCTCATACACAAGTGCTATTCCAAAGGACTCATCACCCCACAGGACTGTACTTATATGAATGAATGGCTAgaataa
- the LOC133528433 gene encoding CDAN1-interacting nuclease 1-like gives MKPMKVELYNAIVADFNRLTSYGRKAENELKKKYKNLPPATLGSIISLLVQRSMKQSYRKSPSISSRYYELYEGLMRDKSAEDGVLLQLSDNQGISPALFARSLLQNVYSDSSMVKKCFKDTTLIEDKELAYQVFLGTMNDNQYGPYADIIKQSIGLEYELRLEKELRLMNITFSDENVLRSRGYDKTPDFKLDVPIAVDGFIVHWVESKALFGDEENHSGYLKDQLMAYWNRFGPGLVIYWFGYLETLDSTPEVNKMFILRTNFPKKESITQYKMDFDV, from the exons ATGAAACCTATGAAAGTGGAATTATACAACGCTATTGTAGCAGACTTTAATAGGCTCACATCGTATGGGCGTAAAGCTGAGAAtgaattaaagaaaaagtacaaAAA TTTACCACCAGCTACACTGGGCAGCATTATATCACTGTTGGTGCAGAGATCAATGAAACAGAGCTATAGAAAATCTCCATCAATATCCAGTAGATATTATGAACTGTATGAAGGACTAATGAGAGACAAATCTGCAGAAGATGGTGTTCTTTTACA gctCTCGGACAACCAAGGAATTAGCCCAGCTCTGTTTGCAAGATCTCTCTTGCAGAATGTTTACTCAGACTCTTCCATGGTCAAGAAGTGCTTCAAAGACACCACATTGATTGAAGACAAAGAGCTTGCCTATCAAGTTTTTCTG GGCACCATGAATGATAACCAGTATGGCCCATATGCAGATATAATAAAACA gtCAATTGGATTAGAATATGAGCTGCGACTAGAAAAAGAGTTAAGATTGATGAATATAACATTCTCAGATGAAAATGTATTGAGGTCTCGAGGTTATGATAAGACCCCTGATTTTAAACTTGATGTACCCATAGCAGTAGATGGCTTTATTGTTCATTGGGTAGAAAGTAAAGCATTATTTGGTGATGAAGAAAACCATTCTGGATATTTAAAGGATCAATTAATGGCTTATTGGAACAGATTTGGTCCAGGATTAGTAATCTATTGGTTTGGGTATCTAGAAACACTGGACTCCACCCCAGAAGTAAATaagatgtttattttaagaacaaATTTCCCAAAAAAAGAAAGTATTACTCAGTACAAGATGGACTTTGATGTGTAG
- the LOC133528436 gene encoding uncharacterized protein LOC133528436 — protein MTDESVNISAKTRARALEPINKLGYMDGAADGQDAAFQTSFNIGYEQGFNFGVEIAFNQALAQYKNEPVMNLQDPRWINCQMCITGSGAQENIVNLYNAQKEKNDLYLNNTKSNNVT, from the exons ATGACCGACGAGAGCGTGAATATATCAGCAAAAACAAGAGCCAGAGCTCTAGAACCAATTAACAAA CTTGGATATATGGATGGTGCAGCCGACGGACAGGATGCTGCATTCCAAACCAGTTTTAACATTGGCTATGAACAAGGTTTCAACTTTGGTGTGGAGATAGCATTCAATCAAGCTCT AgcacaatacaaaaatgaaCCTGTGATGAATTTGCAAGATCCAAGATGGATAAATTGCCAAATGTGTATAACTGGGTCAGGGGCTCAGGAGAACATTGTCAATTTATACAATGCACAAAAAGAAAAGAATGATctctatttaaataatacaaaatctaATAACGTAACATAA
- the LOC133528435 gene encoding mediator of RNA polymerase II transcription subunit 6-like, with the protein MMPGRIGNLPLAAENPLGLSWHDSTWIPSLNPSNIMDYFSERSNPFFDRTCNNEVVKMQRLSMDQLQSMTGLEYMLLHVQDPILYVIRKQHRHSPNHVIPLADYYIIAGIVYQAPDLASVLNSRLLSAVHHLQCSFEETMSYSRYHPSKGYWWDFKANKPGLSPFNAGSSAPKETTTTPKEEPSTVFQRQRVDMLLAELVRQFPLPVAQVAHNQANGVKTENTNDKDKPSETNNVNNITIKQEPVDPSGSDMTNGAIQGHVDIKQEIKQENMKPPPEKKPRV; encoded by the exons ATGATGCCCGGAAGGATTGGTAATTTGCCCTTAGCGGCTGAGAACCCTCTAGGATTGTCTTGGCACGATTCAACTTGGATACCTTCGCTGAACCCATCAAATATAATGGACTATTTTTCGGAAAGGTCTAACCCATTTTTCGATCGCACATGTAACAATGAAGTTGTTAAAATGCAACGGCTTAGCATGGACCAATTGCa GTCTATGACTGGGTTGGAATACATGCTTCTACATGTTCAGGACCCAATCTTATATGTTATCCGAAAACAACATAGACACAGTCCAAATCATGTCATACCTCTTGCTGATTACTACATCATTGCTGGCATTGTTTATCAGGCTCCTGACCTCGCCAGTGTACTTAATTCTAGATTG cTATCTGCTGTCCACCACCTGCAATGTTCCTTTGAAGAAACTATGTCTTACTCAAGATATCATCCCAGTAAAGGTTACTGGTGGGATTTCAAGGCAAATAAACCAG GTCTAAGCCCCTTTAATGCTGGTTCATCAGCACCCAAAGAAACAACAACAACTCCCAAAGAAGAGCCATCAACTGTGTTCCAGCGGCAGCGAGTGGACATGCTATTAGCAGAGCTAGTGCGGCAGTTTCCACTACCTGTTGCCCAAGTGGCTCATAATCAG GCAAATGGAGTAAAGACAGAAAATACAAATGACAAAGACAAGCCATCAGAAACCAACAATGTCaataacattactataaagCAGGAGCCTGTTGACCCTAGTGGATCAGACATGACCAATGGGGCCATCCAAGGACATGTGGACATCAAGCAAGAAATCAAGCAAGAGAACATGAAACCTCCTCCAGAGAAGAAGCCCAGAGTGTGA
- the LOC133528434 gene encoding uncharacterized protein LOC133528434 codes for MEIISNKYSIGNLEGKNNWTTWKYKICILLRSTADATDVLEGKLNKPEPLQNGAGDAAAVARNSAALARYTKANCAALLILTTNMTDDTLQKIMRFETAYEVWQELHRLFDGQREDRSYHLCMEFFNFKRNPSDDVSSHMSKLKNIWNNLNVEMTKADGTGQLPDLLLICKILETLDERFFAFKSSWLLLNKTDRTVENLTTQLCSYEKALENKEGTTSQETLVIQQTQESKKKKDAKVKCNYCSQMGHRVRNCKKWIKDGKPPKPSSSAPDSSSKQVQSMTLMAVNACSKAADQDIENWYVDNGATMHITIRRDIFQEFEPFDFDDQSVKTADGTMNPAVGKGIVLVESIIGKKKETIRLKDVWLVPTLTKNLFSTLAAQDNVRNSLFTSTATSCQLDVDGDTKIVGKREPKGGLYKLQLKTITPSKISNSIEVNAITGTNMLQVYHERFAHQDKRHVKALVKREFGMHAYVVRLIDCHLGEEKEQQLLVS; via the exons ATGGAAATTATTTCGAACAAATATTCGATTGGCAACCTAGAAGGGAAGAATAACTGGACGACGTggaaatacaaaatatgtatattactaCGTAGCACCGCAGACGCAACGGATGTTTTGGAGGGCAAACTGAATAAACCAGAACCTCTTCAAAACGGAGCGGGTGACGCAGCAGCGGTTGCAAGGAACAGTGCGGCATTGGCAAGGTACACCAAGGCAAATTGCGCCGCTCTTCTCATTCTAACGACGAATATGACTGATGACACATTGCAGAAGATAATGCGATTTGAGACAGCGTATGAAGTCTGGCAGGAGTTACATCGCTTGTTCGATGGTCAGAG GGAAGACAGGTCGTACCATTTATGCATGGAATTCTTTAACTTTAAACGAAACCCATCCGATGACGTTTCCTCACACATGTCGAAACTGAAGAATATATGGAACAATTTAAATGTTGAGATGACTAAAGCAGATGGCACAGGCCAACTCCCAGATCTGTTACTAATATGCAAGATATTAGAAACTCTTGACGAAAGATTCTTTGCGTTCAAATCCAGTTGGTTACTTCTGAATAAGACCGATAGAACTGTCGAAAACTTGACAACTCAATTGTGCTCCTATGAGAAAGCTCTGGAGAACAAAGAAGGGACTACTAGTCAAGAGACGCTAGTAATCCAACAAACTCAAGAGTCAAAAAAGAAGAAAGATGCGAAGGTCAAGTGCAACTATTGTTCACAAATGGGACATAGAGTAAGGAACTGCAAAAAATGGATAAAGGATGGAAAACCACCAAAGCCAAGCAGCTCAGCACCAGACTCATCGTCTAAGCAAGTACAAAGCATGACGCTAATGGCAGTCAACGCCTGTTCAAAGGCAGCAGATCAAGATATAGAAAATTGGTATGTTGACAATGGAGCAACGATGCACATAACCATTAGAAGAGACATATTTCAAGAGTTCGagccatttgattttgatgacCAATCTGTGAAGACAGCAGACGGAACAATGAATCCTGCAGTAGGGAAAGGCATTGTCTTGGTGGAATCAATCATAGGCAAGAAGAAGGAAACCATACGATTGAAAGATGTCTGGCTTGTACCAACGCTGACGAAAAATCTATTCTCTACTTTGGCAGCTCAAGACAACGTGCGGAATAGTTTATTCACTTCTACCGCGACAAGTTGTCAGCTAGATGTTGATGGAGATACAAAGATTGTAGGCAAGAGAGAACCTAAAGGGGGTTTATATAAACTGCAACTGAAGACAATCACTccttcaaaaatatctaactCAATTGAAGTGAACGCAATCACAGGCACCAATATGCTGCAAGTTTATCATGAACGCTTTGCTCACCAAGACAAGAGACATGTCAAGGCTCTAGTCAAGAGAGAGTTCGGGATGCATGCATATGTGGTAAGGCTCATAGATTGCCATTTGGGAGAAGAGAAAGAGCAACAACTCCTGGTGAGTTAA
- the LOC133528708 gene encoding protein farnesyltransferase subunit beta-like — MNKKLENEIRCYANISAEAYNTEKVVTDTTTDQLEVEATVLKIFRQFEKEASIDPDLPILNKRVHSKQLKTWLKALPKGYECLDASRPWLVYWILHALWILDDMPDTETLSSAVDFLAHCQHEEGGYGGGPGQYPHLGTTYAAVNALAIIGTDEAYDSIDRSSLQKFLWTLRDVDGSFALHKGGEQDIRGAYCAVSVAKMTNTYTDLLFDKTAEWIVSCQTYEGGFGGCPGMEAHGGYAFCGIASLALLNRPKLCDIDALLRWCVNRQMRLEGGFQGRTNKLVDGCYSFWQGAAFPIISAILAQEDKELIETCLFNQGALQEYIIVCCQANDGGLIDKPGKARDIYHTCYTLSGLSIAQHGTGAGDPFVVGSPRNELNRVHPLHNVAPHLVYNAVHYFIRHPPPVKDFRKN; from the exons atGAATAAAAAACTGGAAAATGAGATTCGGTGCTATGCCAACATTTCCGCAGAAGCTTATAATACAGAAAAGGTAGTCACGGATACAACAACAGATCAG ttGGAGGTTGAAGCTacagtattaaaaatatttagacaaTTTGAAAAGGAAGCATCCATTGATCCTGATCTGCCAATACTTAATAAACGGGTTCACAGTAAGCAATTAAAAACTTGGTTGAAGGCACTACCAAAAGGATATGAGTGCTTGGATGCCAGCAGACCATGGCTGGTGTACTGGATTTTACATGCTTTGTGGATCTTAGATGACATGCCTGACACAGAGACATTATCTAGTGCAGTGGACTTTCTCGCTCATTGCCAACACGAGGAAGGGGGCTATGGAGGCGGCCCAGGACAATATCCACATTTAGGAACTACTTACGCTGCTGTAAACGCCTTAGCTATAATAGGGACAGATGAAGCATACGATTCAATAGACCGCAGCTCTTTACAAAAGTTTTTATGGACTCTTCGAGATGTAGATGGCTCCTTTGCCCTTCATAAAGGAGGGGAACAAGATATAAGAGGAGCGTATTGTGCAGTAAGCGTCGCTAAAATGACTAATACTTACACAGATCTCTTATTTGACAAGACAGCAGAATGGATAGTTAGTTGCCAAACTTATGAAGGAGGTTTTGGCGGATGCCCGGGCATGGAGGCACACGGCGGATACGCTTTCTGTGGGATCGCATCTCTGGCGTTACTAAACCGGCCTAAGTTGTGTGACATAGATGCACTCTTGAGGTGGTGTGTAAATCGTCAGATGCGGCTAGAGGGTGGCTTTCAGGGACGAACTAATAAACTTGTTGATGGCTGTTATTCATTTTGGCAAGGGGCTGCTTTTCCTATAATCAGTGCTATCTTAGCTCAAG AAGACAAAGAACTTATAGAAACGTGTTTATTCAATCAAGGTGCCTTACAAGAATACATCATTGTTTGCTGTCAAGCCAACGACGGTGGCCTAATAGACAAGCCTGGCAA AGCGCGTGACATCTACCACACATGCTACACGCTGTCAGGGCTGTCGATCGCGCAGCACGGCACGGGCGCCGGCGACCCGTTCGTGGTGGGCTCCCCGCGCAACGAGCTCAACCGCGTGCACCCCCTGCACAACGTGGCACCGCACCTTGTCTATAACGCCGTGCACTACTTCATCAGGCACCCGCCGCCGGTCAAGGATTTCAGGAAAAACTAG